A portion of the Macrobrachium nipponense isolate FS-2020 chromosome 12, ASM1510439v2, whole genome shotgun sequence genome contains these proteins:
- the LOC135224904 gene encoding uncharacterized protein LOC135224904: MLRHRDTKFAEDDLGLANASKPQPESNNPEHELKRIEEIFILSTFSCDIPKMSNCLKEETRKVTNSELKIVAEEEKKIIDHVSVFMSQVMEIEDKNAVTVETLYVVVEALQLLLLLCLHIPDQRLTQLTKLALELITVGVQKLHRSSEISRWISLFQLFSKLHNLYSQAHTWAKCCKEKTMDGYGIQVLQMLISHTPRPLFSVVVECAKARKDHILNLSRSGSTQSDTFRRESSSRGRIV, translated from the exons gACGATTTAGGATTAGCAAATGCAAGCAAGCCACAACCGGAAAGTAACAACCCTGAACATGAATTAAAGAGAATAGAGGAAATATTCATCTTGTCCACATTTTCTTGTGATATCCCAAAGATGTCGAATtgtttgaaagaggaaacaagaaaagTGACTAACAGTGAACTAAAAATTGTtgctgaagaagaaaagaaaataattgaccATGTGTCTGTATTCATGAGTCAG GTCATGGAAATTGAAGATAAAAATGCTGTGACTGTGGAAACTTTGTATGTTGTTGTTGAAGCACTGCAACTGCTGTTACTCCTCTGTCTCCACATACCAGATCAAAG GCTGACACAGCTTACAAAACTTGCGTTGGAGCTGATTACTGTTGGAGTGCAGAAACTACACCGTAGCTCAGAAATTTCAAGGTGGATTTCTTTATTTCAGCTATTTTCCAAATTGCATAACTTGTACTCTCAAGCACATACTTGGGCAAAGTGCTGTAAG GAGAAAACTATGGATGGTTATGGAATACAAGTGCTACAAATGTTAATATCTCACACACCAAGACCTCTCTTCTCAGTAGTTGTGGAATGTGCAAAAGCCAGAAAAGACCATATCTTGAATCTTAGCAGATCAGGAAGTACTCAGAGTGACACGTTTAGACGAGAGAGTTCATCCAGAGGTAGGATAGTATAG